The genomic segment AGCCGTTCGCTGCGCGACGGATCGTTGCCGGCCAGCGCGTCCCGGATTTCCCGGTGCTCCTCGAGACTGCCCCACAGCCGGCTTTTGTTTTTATAAAAAGTCGTACGCACGGCCATCAAAAACTTGTCCTGAATGCGCGACATCGCGTCCGCGTATTCTTCGTTGGCCAGCCCGGCGATGATCGCTTCGTGGAACTGCCGGTCCAGCTCGACGTAACCGACAATATCCTCGCGCTCCGCCGCCTCCGTCTGCTTGTCCAGATTTTCGTCCAGCCTGCCGAAAAAAGCCCTGTCCATGTTGCCCGTCAGCCTGCCGACCGCGAACGTCTCCAGCGACAGCCGCAGCTCGTAAATGTCCATGATCTTCCGCAGCGAGATCTCCTGCACGACGAAGCCCTGGTTCGGCATCAGCTTCACCAGCCCCATCATCTCCAACCGGTCGAGCGCCGACCGAATCGGCGTCTTGCTCATCTGCAGCGTCTCGCTGAGCCGCCGCTCCGACAGAAACGTGCCTCCGCCCCATTCCCCCTGAACGATCCGCTCCTTGATTTTCCGAAAAGCCTCGTCCCTTAAAGTCGTTCCGGTCTCGGGCATCGTCTGCGATCTTCCTTTCCGATTGCGCATGTTCTATGATTATCATACTCGATCCCATTGAATCTGCGAGAGAGAAGGGCTTCACGTATGGGCAAACCGACCTTGCGCCAACAAGCTTACGCGCGCATATTGGACATGATCGAGACCGGGGAATGCCCGAAAGGCTCGGTCACCTCGGAGGTGCAGCTCGGGCGCCAGCTCGACATGAGCCGTACGCCGGTCCGCGCCGCGCTGCAGCAGCTCGAGCTCGAAGGCTTCGTTCGGATCGCCTCCAAGCACGGCGTGCTGATCCTCGACTCCTCGTCGCAGCGCGTGGGCGATCTGCTGGAGCTCATTGCCTCCATGGCGTTATTCGCCGTCAGCGCAGTTTTCCCTGCCGGGCGGGAATCGCTGCGGGCGTGGTCGCGCGATAGAGCGGAAGCGTACCGCACCTTGTGCGACGGGGACCCTGAGAACCACGGCGCCTTGGCCGCGTTCGAATACGAGCTGCTGAACGGACTGGTCCAGCGCTGCAACAACGGCGAGATGACCAAAACCTTTCAGACATCCGCCTCCCGTCTGTTCTGGCATCGCAACGTCCGGCGGTGGCAGGCGCCGCATGCAGGCCGGACCCGCGAGCAGGTCGCCAAGCTGATCGAGACAGCCGGCGAGCCTCCGGAGGCTTTTAGGGAAGCGCTGTTCGACTACCTGCATACGCTCAAGCTGACATGGCAGTAGCGCCGCGCGTTCGCGTAGAGCTTTTTTTGCAAGCATCGTTCGCATGAATCCGAGTACGACCGCTTGAGCGCTGCGCGCTCGCGTGTTAAGTTAAGCGCATACAAGCATGAAAACAAAAATGGAGGTTCGATAGGATGACGGCAGATTCGAAAATAACGGCGGCGCTCGCTAGCGACGCGCAAGCACAGTTGGGCGAAGGGCCGATGTGGGACGCGCGCGACAACAGCCTGTACTGGGTGGACATTCTGTCCCATCGCGTGCACAGCCATCGCCCCGCGGAGCCGAATAGCGACCGCAAGAGGGAGCTATCGCCTTATGTCAGTTCGATCGTGCCGCGGCGCTCGGGCGGGTTCGCGCTTACGCTGCAGGACGGCTTTTACGGCTATGATCCGGCAACGGCCGAACTGACGCTGCTCGTCAAGGTCGAAGCGTCTCTTCCGGGCA from the Cohnella hashimotonis genome contains:
- a CDS encoding GntR family transcriptional regulator — translated: MPETGTTLRDEAFRKIKERIVQGEWGGGTFLSERRLSETLQMSKTPIRSALDRLEMMGLVKLMPNQGFVVQEISLRKIMDIYELRLSLETFAVGRLTGNMDRAFFGRLDENLDKQTEAAEREDIVGYVELDRQFHEAIIAGLANEEYADAMSRIQDKFLMAVRTTFYKNKSRLWGSLEEHREIRDALAGNDPSRSERLIRDHIEFVKQIML
- a CDS encoding GntR family transcriptional regulator, giving the protein MGKPTLRQQAYARILDMIETGECPKGSVTSEVQLGRQLDMSRTPVRAALQQLELEGFVRIASKHGVLILDSSSQRVGDLLELIASMALFAVSAVFPAGRESLRAWSRDRAEAYRTLCDGDPENHGALAAFEYELLNGLVQRCNNGEMTKTFQTSASRLFWHRNVRRWQAPHAGRTREQVAKLIETAGEPPEAFREALFDYLHTLKLTWQ